The genomic stretch CGTCAATTTGAAGAGTCTTATCAGAAATTTGTGGTAATGTGACACTATTTTCCAGTTAAAACTcatctctggttgttgatttaacctctacaaccatctctggttgttggtttaacctctaaaaaccatctctggttgttgatttaacctctaaaaaccatctctggttgttgatttaacctctaaaactcATCTGTGGctgttgatttaacctctaaaaaccatctctggttgttgatttaacctctaaaaccatctctggttgttgatttaacctctaaaaaccatctctggttgttgatttaacctctaaaaccatctctggttgttaatttaacctctaaaaccatctctggttgttgatttaacctctaaaaaccatctctggttgttgatttaacctctaaaaaccaTCTGTGGctgttgatttaacctctaaaaccatctctggttgttgatttaacctctaaaaaccatctctggttgttgatttaacctctaaaaccatctctggttgttgatttaacctctaaaactcATCTGTGGctgttgatttaacctctaaaaaccatctctggttgttgatttaacctctaaaaaccaTCTGTGGctgttgatttaacctctaaaaaccatctctggttgttgatttaacctctaaaaaccatctgtggttgttgatttaacctctaaaaaccatctctggttgttgatttaacctctaaaaaccatctctggttgttgatttaacctctaaaaaccaTCTGTGGctgttgatttaacctctaaaaaccatctctggttgttgatttaacctctaaaaaccatctctggttgttgatttaacctctaaaaaccatctctggttgttgatttaacctctaaaaccatctctggttgttgatttaacctctaaaactcATCTGTGGctgttgatttaacctctaaaaaccatctctggttgttgatttaacctctaaaaaccatctctggttgttgatttaacctctaaaactcATCTGTGGctgttgatttaacctctaaaaaccatctctggttgttgatttaacctctaaaaccatctctggttgttgatttaacctctaaaaccatctctggttgttgatttaacctctaaaaaccatctctggttgttgatttaacctctaaaaccatctctggttgttgatttaacctctaaatcTCATCTCTGTGCATCCCGATTacacatttgagttttttttcaaataaaataatccatTCAAGTCTTAAAATGGTTTCTGTGTCACTCTATACAATGGAAAACTGTAATATTGCAGTAATTTAGTTGTTTCCAGGACTGTcatctgcagtttcaaggtggacaTGCTAAGCCATTGTTCTGCCTGCTTTTTATTCTCATGATATGTCTTttggatataaaaaaaaaccatcatttGGACATGTTTACAAGATAAAAGCATTATTTAAGGTGATTTTTCAGACAGCTTTGCTCTTCTCAGAGTTATAGGTCACTTCAGATAAATGTGTTATTGACGAATGATTGGAAAGTTTCCAACAGAGGCAATTAAAAGTCACTGATAATTCTTTTCTAAGTGGCTGCTCCAGTCTGATCATCGTGCTGCACAGGTGTGACCACCAAAACAAGCCAGGAAATCTCTCTCctttgtgattattattattattctgccaTGAATATTCATATCTGGCCTCCAGGCACTTTAACTCGTTAACCGTTTACCACTCATACCTTAAACAATTAGTCAAAGTGACCTCGGCTTCATTTGTAAACTTGGCATCCGGTTGTATTTCCTAGTGAAAATGTGTTGTGAACAACCTGAGAGGAAAACAGCGTTGTGACAATAATCCAGATGTGAATATTAAAAGATATTTCCAGCTTGTTGAAGCTTGTGATTCATAGTTTGACTGAGTTTCCATAACTTTGTATGAACCAAAGTTAGCGCTGAGATCTGGCCAAGAATCATGAACCAGACAGGATGCAGAAAGTAAACTGTCTAAATGTGGAGAAAAGGGCATTAGTTGGGCCTTTGGTGATCCTGAATAGACTGGAAAACAGCGCTGAGTATGGTGGCTCGAGGTTGAACAGGGATGTCAGTCTTTAAAGTGTGAGGGCAGCGTTTTACACTCCCCTTTGCTTTCTCTTTAAACTTAGTTTGACTAACCTGGGGGTTTGTTTGTGACTTCTCTGAGCGTCTAGCTGCTCTTGCTTCTTTCCTACTCAATCTCCGTCTTAGCAAAGTTGCTGCAGCTTCAGATGACAACAGAACCTGATAGGCTGCAGTGTTATAGTGACCCTTATGGCTGCATTTCCTTGAATATCCACTAGAGGAAGGCGACAACAGCAAATCAGCCcaatcaacatttttgggaaatctttgaacattttttggtggaaaaaagaaatgctaaaaatgtttaagaacattcacaaaaatatcaaccaaaatccagcgaaaattgctggattttggttgatatttttgtgaatgttcttaaagaaaatattagaagctttactgatatatatggaatcattttagatatttttaggattttttgggaagatttttactcattttttgaaaatatttacaagaattttcttgccaaatttgtggattttttttttttttttttaaataaaatttttaagggaaacttttaaggaaatattggaattttcttcctgaaggttttgcaaattttctgaaatttagggaatttttttcagaatttttggattttttgtcagacaatgaaacaacatttttgggtTGCCGTAACTTCTACACCTGGCGTTAAAAGTCACAGGATAAGTTTCTCTAACAGACCGTCCCTCCAGCCTTCAGCGTTAATCGATCATGAAGACTCTGTCAGCGGCTCACAGGAAGCTTTTCTTTACTAATCTGGTTCATTttgcacagagacagacagagaccaGATCCAGACCAGCAGGTTGATGGGAGAGAAGCTAAACTTTATCGGCAGTCGGAGTTAACGGCGTGACAACGTGAAGCTGAAACATGTAGCAGGAATATTACTgcagacactcacacacaaacagctcacATGTTTGCTTGAACTTTAACTCCTGGACAAACATCTGATGGGAAACTGAGTTCaccttaaaataaaataataattcaccTTTAATTTGCCTCATTTACACGACTTCCCCTCTAAAGTGCTTAATGTGGCCGATTCCATTTCCTGCTGCATGAGAAATATCTAAGTGTGAAATTTGTTATAGATTCTAATTATTTCTGTTATGAGGGCGGCATACAGGATTTGCTATACTATTCAGCAGGACtgcatgaaaaatgtaattttactcaTCATCAGTAACCCGTAGCCTTAATAGCCGTCTCTCCATCATTTGGATCACATCCATCTAATGATGTCTgaaggaaaaaagtaaagaggCTTCACTTGATCAAGCTTTCAGCCTGCGGGTGCTTCAGAGGAAATCAGTGAGCCGCTATTAAAAGGtactgatttaaaaatgttaatgatCAACAGTacatttaaattctgtttaTAGGAGGTATGTAATATGTGCATCTATAAAAATGACAtgatttcaaaaaataataccCAGGATTTAACTCTCTGAGCTCCAGAACCTCCTGAAGGACAGCAGATTTTTAGAAAGTTGCTAGAattaatcagagccagaaacggttaaaacagaaataattttaaactttccaacagtccttgaactacccATCAGTGTCTTATAGTTGGACAAATCTAAGCTTTTAATCAGGTTCTTTAATCaaacactttattctacatatttAGGGAAAAATAAGGCATTTGCTGAAAccagattttgttaaaaaaaaaaaataataataataataattctgtgCTCTTTGGTTCAACCAGGAAGCTATTAGTGATCCAGATGAAACCGACAGTCCCATGAcaaaaattttaacattttttccaaacttttgaagatAAAACACATAATATTGCCAGATTTATCATTTcctgtctgactttttttttttttggttaaatgcaattaaaacactgaaaaattgtAACAGGGTTTGAGTTAATCTTATATTTTACGGGTGATAATGAGCTTTTTACACCCAGCTGAtagcaaacaaatgtaaatatctgcagcatgtAGAGTCATGATTTTTCCAGTCTGGGTAACATTCCTGGTCACTAGGAAAATATTGTATGTgcccattttaattttttgtaaaataaataatcgaggaaaaaaaaaagattaatttcctactaactgtgtttttctgcacaaaacacaattcTGAATTCTGTCTATTTCCAGCCGTGTTGGTGAAGGATTTAATATGTTGGTGAAAAACGAGCCCACAGAGATCTGTATGGTTCAGAAGGTTAAGGAGAATCCTATATTGTTCCTACAAGTATGCTGCAGAAAGTACTTTCTATTATTTCTGCAGCCTTCTGTTCCTCTGGTGAATAATTACCGCTACTGTCCAGAGTTTCTTTTAGACCAACAGGTCGAATCAACTATCAAGCATCTGaatgcatttttctgcagtAAGTTTGTGAGAAGAGTCCAGATTATGGACATTATAGTTCATATTATCACCATATTCAGCAGAAATATTGTGTCTCTACTGGtgataaatctgtattttcaccttTGTGTCTCGCAAAGTAGCGTCCCAAGACGATGAGTAGACAGAGCATGGCGAACACCACGACGGCCACCACTCCTCCGATGACTGCATGGTCCACCGTTCTGGGAGCTCCTTCTCCAGCTCGAGAATCTGAAAgcacacaagaagaagaagaaaagccgTCCTGTTAAAGCTCCTTCTCACACTTTGGGAATAGCAATCAGCCACATCCCTACAGGAACGTCTGACAGTTAAACGTGATGGAGCTGTAGATTAGACTTAATGCCAGACATTTAAATGTACCAACGATGGAATCTGCTGCTTTTACAGGACTGAGACACGATTGTCTTGGTTGTCTGCTGCTGTGGGCTTAACTCATAAACTTCAGTAAATCTAGAGCTGCCCAGTCtactgagtgcttttcctttTCATAAAACTAAATGGATCCAGTAGTTAGAAGGAATACCGAGGAGGAAATAAACATTCATAGATGGAAAAGTTAGAGaaacatcattattttcatACCATGACAAGTTAAGACAGAGCAGCATGGACGTCTGTAGGagtgaaaataaaggaaaacatttcACATGTACGCtccatcagagccagaaactgcaaaaactaaaagaatcctttgattttcatatttctgatggtccttgaaatACTCATCTGTAATGTGGATGGAAAACTGTGGCTGCAAATTGGtggtatttacagtaaaactaaatatttaagttATACATAGATATTTATATCTATAAATGTGAGCATAAAATTGATTGGTATATTTCGCAGAAATCActttatgtctcatttaaacattCGCCAAACATAAGCCGTTTAATCTGGCCAGATcctgtgaaaaactaaaaattctgaacTTCTCAACACAACAGATGAGCAGCTGATAACTGAGATAACTGAAAACCAGCAAACTTGACAAAAACTCAGGaagtttttggttgaactgcaggaagtgtttacGCAGAGCAGAAGTGAGACGAGTATTAAAGCCaattaaaatatctgtagaagttaaatatctgtagtgtGCAGAGTCttaattttttccagtattggtaacacctctGGGCACAGAATATAGTACATTTAATtacgtttttatttttcattttttaaaagtaataatCAAACatattcaacttttgttttgtcttctttaatTATTTAGTGAATTCTAAGAGCATATCTTTGAGATCTTTCTCTgccttcatggttgttctgtttccatagaagtgcatgattttatattgcagtgaaaaatgagccacagtgagtaaaaatgcaataaaaactcAGAGGGTTAACCTGGACTTTTTCCACTTTAACTCAATAAATAACCAAACTAGACTGCTTCATTTTTCCACTGCTGATCTTTGCATCCCTTAAATGCTTCATGGTTGAAATGACAAATATCCTACATTATAattattcagttcagtttctttcttcctgttttttttgggCACGTTTGTGTCTTGCTGACACTTTAATAACCACTGAACACAATTACTACAATAACTGGTTGGATTGCCATCAGGTACTGAACAGGAATTACCATAATCCTGTCATATTCTACCTTTCATTAAGAATCTATTTGTCACAGTTTACAAATCATcaagattagaaaaaaaatactacaaaagtTTTTATGCACACAACAAAGTGTTCAGTACTTCTTAACAGTGTGGGAAAAGTTCATTATGTTGGTTTTTTAACTTTCAGAGTAGGAGTTCAGCTAAAAAAGGTGTGTGATTGGAAAACAACCTGaacctgtgttttaatgtgatgTGAAAGTTATTGATCAGGTGAAGGGATCCATGACAACCCCGCCTTAACATCTGTTCGTGGACCTGATTGCTCCTTCATGGGACAAAAGAGCTGCATGTTTTCACTATCATTGTAGAGGATGGGGGAGGTGGCGCTGAGATGTGACCTACAATGAATTCTGTATTCACTCTTTTATTCAACCCTCTGAAGCCTAAAACTGCTgctccaccgctgctgctgtgacctgctctgctccacctgtccactcagcggctgttccacctccgctgctacctcctgctctgctccacccggcggctgtcccacctccgatgctgcatcctgctctggtccacccggcggctttTCCAACTcggctgctgcatcctgctctactccacctggtggctgttccatctccgctgctgcatcccgctttgctgctgagtagaaaggtggaacagcagccgtgtagaGCATAACAGGAAGttgcagtggaggtggaacagcattcgggttgAGAAGAACAGGAGGCAGAAGCGGTGGAaaagccgctgagtggacaggtggagcacctccgctgctacctcctgcgctgctccacccggtggctgttccacctccgctgctgcatcctgctctgcaaaacaaagcagctgctccacctctccactcgggCTGTTTCACCGCTGCtactttgacctggtctgtcccacctgtccactcagcggctgttccaccgctgctgccccctgctctgctccacccggtggctggtccacctccgatgctgcatcctgctctgctccacccggcggctgctccacttccgatcctgcctcctgctctggtccacccggcggctgtcccacctccgatgctgcatcctgctctgcaaaaccaagcagctgctccacctctccactcagcggctgttccaccgctgctgcctcccgctctgctccacccggaggctgttccacctccgctgctgcatcctgctctggtccacccggcggctgtcccacctccgctgctgcctcctgctctgctccacccggcggctgtcccacctccgctgctgcctcctgccctgttccaccaatggctgctccacctccgatcatgcctcctgctgtgctccatccggcggctggtccacctccgctgctgcatcctgctctgcaaaaccaagcagctgctccacctctccactcaggggttgttccaccgctgctgctttgacctggtctgtcccacctgtccactcagcggctgttccaccgctgctgcctcctgctctgctccacccggtggctggtccacctccgctgctgcatcctgctctgcaaaaccaagcagctgctccacttcttcactcagcggctgttccaccgctgctgcctcctgctctgctccacccggtggctggtccacctccgctgctgcgtcctgctctgctccacccggcggctgtcccacctccgctgctgcatcctgctctgctccacccggcggctgttccacctccgctgctgcatcctgctctgcaaaaccaagcagctgctccacttctccactcaggggctgttccaccgctgctgctttgacctggtctgtcccacctgtccactcagcggctgttccaccgctgctgcctcctgctctgttccacccggtggctggtccaccttcgatgctgcatcctggtctgctccacccggcggcttttccaactcagctgctgcatcctgctctgctccgcCCGGcagctgtcccacctccgctgctgcatcctgctctgcaaaaccaagcagct from Amphiprion ocellaris isolate individual 3 ecotype Okinawa chromosome 14, ASM2253959v1, whole genome shotgun sequence encodes the following:
- the LOC129350551 gene encoding cell adhesion molecule 1-like: MVIPVQYLMDGFSSSSCVLSDSRAGEGAPRTVDHAVIGGVVAVVVFAMLCLLIVLGRYFARHKGTYFTHEAKGADDAADADTAIINAEGGHTNSDEKKEYYI